One genomic window of Scatophagus argus isolate fScaArg1 chromosome 16, fScaArg1.pri, whole genome shotgun sequence includes the following:
- the hirip3 gene encoding HIRA-interacting protein 3 isoform X2, which produces MMVSETETASIRRFVCGQLCDEPDLSVLTLGILKKRYMALVRCESLSPEVKTLMKQVVQEELMKMQDDDKNESQLENKKFQKKRKREKETDEMISSGEDESTAKKSRCQSSSSSESGDKEDRKREGEESEEEEKMKSDSEDEKQEVKKSQQKKNGNRKQQISSEDSTDEEMNESEKEDNKNGDSPKAIAKNQTSNAKNGHTEGSKISEGKKTPQSDEENDTDTDNASERNDKIKGSDSSDESEKEKVSVEKKNNDPDSDSSSLPSLEDEQDGETEKTQDNKKKKTASKEKSGTGQKDDNKTVVRLKRYISLCGVRRNYKKLLDGCRSVRSQVAALRKELEDLGVRGQPSIEKCKKVRMKREEAQELAELDVSNIIATQGRSKRRATSAWQEQQDPSSSTYVRTLNSGSDSDPENDTQRRHRKATNWANLQGIISDDADSD; this is translated from the exons ATGATGGTGTCAGAAACTGAGACGGCAAGTATCCGCAGGTTTGTGTGTGGTCAACTCTGTGATGAGCCAGACCTCAG CGTGCTGACCTTAGGAATTTTAAAAAAGCGATATATGGCACTTGTGCGATGTGAATCATTAAGTCCTGAGGTCAAAACTTTAATGAAACAGGTTGTTCAGGAAGAACTGATGAAAATGCAG GACgatgacaaaaatgaaagtcaGTTGGAGAACAAGAAGTtccaaaagaaaaggaagagagaaaaggaaactgATGAGATGATAAGCAGTGGAGAAGATGAATCCACAGCAAAGAAATCCCGTTGTCAGTCAAGCTCATCATCAG AATCAGGGGATAAAGAGGACCGCAAAAGGGAAGGTGAggagagtgaagaggaagagaaaatgaaatctgaTTCTGAGGATGAAAAGCAAGAGGTgaaaaaatcacagcaaaagaAGAATGGAAACCGTAAACAGCAGATTAGCAGTGAAGACTCTACAGATGAGGAAATGAATGAGTCAGAAAAAGAAGATAACAAGAATGGTGATAGTCCAAAAGCCATAGCGAAAAATCAGACAAGTAATGCAAAGAATGGACACACAGAAGGTAGCAAAAtaagtgaaggaaagaaaacaccACAGAGTGATGAAGAGAATGATACTGACACAGATAACGCATCAGAAAGGAATGACAAAATCAAGGGCAGTGACTCCTCAGATGAGAGTGAAAAAG AAAAAGtctcagtggaaaaaaaaaataatgaccCAGACTCTGATTCATCGTCACTCCCCTCTTTGGAGGATGAACAGgacggagagacagaaaaaacacaagataataaaaagaagaaaacagcaagCAAAGAAAAGAGCGGGACAGGTCAAAAG GACGACAACAAAACAGTTGTGAGACTCAAACGCTACATCTCTCTCTGTGGCGTGAGGCGGAATTACAAGAAGCTCCTCGATGGCTGTCGCTCTGTTCGCTCCCAGGTGGCTGCTCTGAGGAAGGAGCTTGAAGATCTTGGTGTCCGTG GCCAGCCATCTATtgagaaatgcaaaaaagtcagaatgaagagagaagaagCCCAGGAACTAGCTGAGCTTGATGTCAGCAACATCATTGCTACACAAG GCCGATCTAAGCGCAGAGCAACCTCAGCATGGCAGGAACAACAGGACCCTTCATCCTCTACGTATGTGCGCACTCTGAACTCTGGCTCAGATAGCGACCCGGAAAATGATACACAGAGAAGACACCGAAAAGCAACAAACTGGGCCAACCTGCAGGGGATCATCAGTGATGATGCAGACAGCGACTGA
- the hirip3 gene encoding HIRA-interacting protein 3 isoform X4, with the protein MLLLSVLTLGILKKRYMALVRCESLSPEVKTLMKQVVQEELMKMQDDDKNESQLENKKFQKKRKREKETDEMISSGEDESTAKKSRCQSSSSSESGDKEDRKREGEESEEEEKMKSDSEDEKQEVKKSQQKKNGNRKQQISSEDSTDEEMNESEKEDNKNGDSPKAIAKNQTSNAKNGHTEGSKISEGKKTPQSDEENDTDTDNASERNDKIKGSDSSDESEKEKVSVEKKNNDPDSDSSSLPSLEDEQDGETEKTQDNKKKKTASKEKSGTGQKDDNKTVVRLKRYISLCGVRRNYKKLLDGCRSVRSQVAALRKELEDLGVRGQPSIEKCKKVRMKREEAQELAELDVSNIIATQGRSKRRATSAWQEQQDPSSSTYVRTLNSGSDSDPENDTQRRHRKATNWANLQGIISDDADSD; encoded by the exons atgttacTGCTCAG CGTGCTGACCTTAGGAATTTTAAAAAAGCGATATATGGCACTTGTGCGATGTGAATCATTAAGTCCTGAGGTCAAAACTTTAATGAAACAGGTTGTTCAGGAAGAACTGATGAAAATGCAG GACgatgacaaaaatgaaagtcaGTTGGAGAACAAGAAGTtccaaaagaaaaggaagagagaaaaggaaactgATGAGATGATAAGCAGTGGAGAAGATGAATCCACAGCAAAGAAATCCCGTTGTCAGTCAAGCTCATCATCAG AATCAGGGGATAAAGAGGACCGCAAAAGGGAAGGTGAggagagtgaagaggaagagaaaatgaaatctgaTTCTGAGGATGAAAAGCAAGAGGTgaaaaaatcacagcaaaagaAGAATGGAAACCGTAAACAGCAGATTAGCAGTGAAGACTCTACAGATGAGGAAATGAATGAGTCAGAAAAAGAAGATAACAAGAATGGTGATAGTCCAAAAGCCATAGCGAAAAATCAGACAAGTAATGCAAAGAATGGACACACAGAAGGTAGCAAAAtaagtgaaggaaagaaaacaccACAGAGTGATGAAGAGAATGATACTGACACAGATAACGCATCAGAAAGGAATGACAAAATCAAGGGCAGTGACTCCTCAGATGAGAGTGAAAAAG AAAAAGtctcagtggaaaaaaaaaataatgaccCAGACTCTGATTCATCGTCACTCCCCTCTTTGGAGGATGAACAGgacggagagacagaaaaaacacaagataataaaaagaagaaaacagcaagCAAAGAAAAGAGCGGGACAGGTCAAAAG GACGACAACAAAACAGTTGTGAGACTCAAACGCTACATCTCTCTCTGTGGCGTGAGGCGGAATTACAAGAAGCTCCTCGATGGCTGTCGCTCTGTTCGCTCCCAGGTGGCTGCTCTGAGGAAGGAGCTTGAAGATCTTGGTGTCCGTG GCCAGCCATCTATtgagaaatgcaaaaaagtcagaatgaagagagaagaagCCCAGGAACTAGCTGAGCTTGATGTCAGCAACATCATTGCTACACAAG GCCGATCTAAGCGCAGAGCAACCTCAGCATGGCAGGAACAACAGGACCCTTCATCCTCTACGTATGTGCGCACTCTGAACTCTGGCTCAGATAGCGACCCGGAAAATGATACACAGAGAAGACACCGAAAAGCAACAAACTGGGCCAACCTGCAGGGGATCATCAGTGATGATGCAGACAGCGACTGA
- the antkmt gene encoding adenine nucleotide translocase lysine N-methyltransferase isoform X2, translating to MFLMLELIAGTNVIKLSDVRDISQTDRSHSVMCSTALLQTLHYTFHAGMDDDTQDQAFAELKTRPLGGWGVAQIAAGTGLAVYAMWVGILQPGFRKVPLKLQVPYIPASKAQVGNVMTLLRGRKGGLVDLGSGDGRIVLEAHRQGFTPAIGYELNPWLVRLARFHAWRAGHHEKVSYRREDLWKVDLTECKNVTVFLAPSVLSLLQQKLQDELPDDALVVAGRFPFPDWTPCRIEGQGVDRAWAYNMQAQRQHTLKKNDKLTVTENNRGLTMEKGST from the exons ATGTTCTTAATGCTTGAACTTATCGCCGGAACTAATGTAATTAAGCTCTCGGATGTACGGGATATTTCGCAGACGGACAGGTCCCACAGTGTAATGTGTTCGACGGCGCTCTTGCAG ACCCTCCACTACACATTTCATGCAGGAATGGATGATGATACACAAGATCAGGCCTTTGCTGAGCTCAAGACCAGACCCCTTGGAGGGTGGGGTGTTGCTCAGATAGCTGCTGGCACTGGGCTTGCTGTATATGCTATGTGGGTGGGAATCCTGCAGCCTGGCTTCCGAAAAGTCCCCTTGAAGTTACAG GTCCCATACATTCCTGCCAGCAAAGCTCAAGTAGGCAATGTAATGACATTACTGAGGGGTCGAAAGGGAGGCCTTGTTGATTTGGGATCTGGTGATGGCCGCATT GTCTTGGAAGCCCATCGGCAGGGTTTCACTCCTGCTATCGGTTATGAGCTCAACCCCTGGCTTGTTCGCCTGGCCCGCTTTCACGCATGGAGAGCAGGTCATCATGAAAAAGTGTCATATCGACGAGAAGATCTCTGGAAG GTTGACTTGACAGAATGCAAgaatgtcacagtgtttttggCTCCTAGTGTG CTCTCATTATTGCAGCAGAAGTTGCAGGATGAGCTTCCTGATGATGCCTTAGTGGTAGCTGGTCGTTTTCCCTTCCCTGACTGGACACCCTGCAGGATTGAGGGACAAGGTGTAGACAGAGCTTGGGCATATAACATGCAAGCACAAAGACAGCACACCCTCAAGAAAAATGACAAGCTGAcagtcacagaaaacaacagaggacTAACCATGGAGAAAGGATCTACTTGA
- the hirip3 gene encoding HIRA-interacting protein 3 isoform X3 produces MLLLSVLTLGILKKRYMALVRCESLSPEVKTLMKQVVQEELMKMQLFLSSCLSPFEDDDKNESQLENKKFQKKRKREKETDEMISSGEDESTAKKSRCQSSSSSESGDKEDRKREGEESEEEEKMKSDSEDEKQEVKKSQQKKNGNRKQQISSEDSTDEEMNESEKEDNKNGDSPKAIAKNQTSNAKNGHTEGSKISEGKKTPQSDEENDTDTDNASERNDKIKGSDSSDESEKEKVSVEKKNNDPDSDSSSLPSLEDEQDGETEKTQDNKKKKTASKEKSGTGQKDDNKTVVRLKRYISLCGVRRNYKKLLDGCRSVRSQVAALRKELEDLGVRGQPSIEKCKKVRMKREEAQELAELDVSNIIATQGRSKRRATSAWQEQQDPSSSTYVRTLNSGSDSDPENDTQRRHRKATNWANLQGIISDDADSD; encoded by the exons atgttacTGCTCAG CGTGCTGACCTTAGGAATTTTAAAAAAGCGATATATGGCACTTGTGCGATGTGAATCATTAAGTCCTGAGGTCAAAACTTTAATGAAACAGGTTGTTCAGGAAGAACTGATGAAAATGCAG TTATTCCTGTCATCCTGTCTTTCTCCCTTTGAGGACgatgacaaaaatgaaagtcaGTTGGAGAACAAGAAGTtccaaaagaaaaggaagagagaaaaggaaactgATGAGATGATAAGCAGTGGAGAAGATGAATCCACAGCAAAGAAATCCCGTTGTCAGTCAAGCTCATCATCAG AATCAGGGGATAAAGAGGACCGCAAAAGGGAAGGTGAggagagtgaagaggaagagaaaatgaaatctgaTTCTGAGGATGAAAAGCAAGAGGTgaaaaaatcacagcaaaagaAGAATGGAAACCGTAAACAGCAGATTAGCAGTGAAGACTCTACAGATGAGGAAATGAATGAGTCAGAAAAAGAAGATAACAAGAATGGTGATAGTCCAAAAGCCATAGCGAAAAATCAGACAAGTAATGCAAAGAATGGACACACAGAAGGTAGCAAAAtaagtgaaggaaagaaaacaccACAGAGTGATGAAGAGAATGATACTGACACAGATAACGCATCAGAAAGGAATGACAAAATCAAGGGCAGTGACTCCTCAGATGAGAGTGAAAAAG AAAAAGtctcagtggaaaaaaaaaataatgaccCAGACTCTGATTCATCGTCACTCCCCTCTTTGGAGGATGAACAGgacggagagacagaaaaaacacaagataataaaaagaagaaaacagcaagCAAAGAAAAGAGCGGGACAGGTCAAAAG GACGACAACAAAACAGTTGTGAGACTCAAACGCTACATCTCTCTCTGTGGCGTGAGGCGGAATTACAAGAAGCTCCTCGATGGCTGTCGCTCTGTTCGCTCCCAGGTGGCTGCTCTGAGGAAGGAGCTTGAAGATCTTGGTGTCCGTG GCCAGCCATCTATtgagaaatgcaaaaaagtcagaatgaagagagaagaagCCCAGGAACTAGCTGAGCTTGATGTCAGCAACATCATTGCTACACAAG GCCGATCTAAGCGCAGAGCAACCTCAGCATGGCAGGAACAACAGGACCCTTCATCCTCTACGTATGTGCGCACTCTGAACTCTGGCTCAGATAGCGACCCGGAAAATGATACACAGAGAAGACACCGAAAAGCAACAAACTGGGCCAACCTGCAGGGGATCATCAGTGATGATGCAGACAGCGACTGA
- the antkmt gene encoding adenine nucleotide translocase lysine N-methyltransferase isoform X3 — MDDDTQDQAFAELKTRPLGGWGVAQIAAGTGLAVYAMWVGILQPGFRKVPLKLQKLFKILQVPYIPASKAQVGNVMTLLRGRKGGLVDLGSGDGRIVLEAHRQGFTPAIGYELNPWLVRLARFHAWRAGHHEKVSYRREDLWKVDLTECKNVTVFLAPSVLSLLQQKLQDELPDDALVVAGRFPFPDWTPCRIEGQGVDRAWAYNMQAQRQHTLKKNDKLTVTENNRGLTMEKGST; from the exons ATGGATGATGATACACAAGATCAGGCCTTTGCTGAGCTCAAGACCAGACCCCTTGGAGGGTGGGGTGTTGCTCAGATAGCTGCTGGCACTGGGCTTGCTGTATATGCTATGTGGGTGGGAATCCTGCAGCCTGGCTTCCGAAAAGTCCCCTTGAAGTTACAG aaGCTCTTTAAAATCTTACAGGTCCCATACATTCCTGCCAGCAAAGCTCAAGTAGGCAATGTAATGACATTACTGAGGGGTCGAAAGGGAGGCCTTGTTGATTTGGGATCTGGTGATGGCCGCATT GTCTTGGAAGCCCATCGGCAGGGTTTCACTCCTGCTATCGGTTATGAGCTCAACCCCTGGCTTGTTCGCCTGGCCCGCTTTCACGCATGGAGAGCAGGTCATCATGAAAAAGTGTCATATCGACGAGAAGATCTCTGGAAG GTTGACTTGACAGAATGCAAgaatgtcacagtgtttttggCTCCTAGTGTG CTCTCATTATTGCAGCAGAAGTTGCAGGATGAGCTTCCTGATGATGCCTTAGTGGTAGCTGGTCGTTTTCCCTTCCCTGACTGGACACCCTGCAGGATTGAGGGACAAGGTGTAGACAGAGCTTGGGCATATAACATGCAAGCACAAAGACAGCACACCCTCAAGAAAAATGACAAGCTGAcagtcacagaaaacaacagaggacTAACCATGGAGAAAGGATCTACTTGA
- the antkmt gene encoding adenine nucleotide translocase lysine N-methyltransferase isoform X1 → MFLMLELIAGTNVIKLSDVRDISQTDRSHSVMCSTALLQTLHYTFHAGMDDDTQDQAFAELKTRPLGGWGVAQIAAGTGLAVYAMWVGILQPGFRKVPLKLQKLFKILQVPYIPASKAQVGNVMTLLRGRKGGLVDLGSGDGRIVLEAHRQGFTPAIGYELNPWLVRLARFHAWRAGHHEKVSYRREDLWKVDLTECKNVTVFLAPSVLSLLQQKLQDELPDDALVVAGRFPFPDWTPCRIEGQGVDRAWAYNMQAQRQHTLKKNDKLTVTENNRGLTMEKGST, encoded by the exons ATGTTCTTAATGCTTGAACTTATCGCCGGAACTAATGTAATTAAGCTCTCGGATGTACGGGATATTTCGCAGACGGACAGGTCCCACAGTGTAATGTGTTCGACGGCGCTCTTGCAG ACCCTCCACTACACATTTCATGCAGGAATGGATGATGATACACAAGATCAGGCCTTTGCTGAGCTCAAGACCAGACCCCTTGGAGGGTGGGGTGTTGCTCAGATAGCTGCTGGCACTGGGCTTGCTGTATATGCTATGTGGGTGGGAATCCTGCAGCCTGGCTTCCGAAAAGTCCCCTTGAAGTTACAG aaGCTCTTTAAAATCTTACAGGTCCCATACATTCCTGCCAGCAAAGCTCAAGTAGGCAATGTAATGACATTACTGAGGGGTCGAAAGGGAGGCCTTGTTGATTTGGGATCTGGTGATGGCCGCATT GTCTTGGAAGCCCATCGGCAGGGTTTCACTCCTGCTATCGGTTATGAGCTCAACCCCTGGCTTGTTCGCCTGGCCCGCTTTCACGCATGGAGAGCAGGTCATCATGAAAAAGTGTCATATCGACGAGAAGATCTCTGGAAG GTTGACTTGACAGAATGCAAgaatgtcacagtgtttttggCTCCTAGTGTG CTCTCATTATTGCAGCAGAAGTTGCAGGATGAGCTTCCTGATGATGCCTTAGTGGTAGCTGGTCGTTTTCCCTTCCCTGACTGGACACCCTGCAGGATTGAGGGACAAGGTGTAGACAGAGCTTGGGCATATAACATGCAAGCACAAAGACAGCACACCCTCAAGAAAAATGACAAGCTGAcagtcacagaaaacaacagaggacTAACCATGGAGAAAGGATCTACTTGA
- the hirip3 gene encoding HIRA-interacting protein 3 isoform X1 encodes MMVSETETASIRRFVCGQLCDEPDLSVLTLGILKKRYMALVRCESLSPEVKTLMKQVVQEELMKMQLFLSSCLSPFEDDDKNESQLENKKFQKKRKREKETDEMISSGEDESTAKKSRCQSSSSSESGDKEDRKREGEESEEEEKMKSDSEDEKQEVKKSQQKKNGNRKQQISSEDSTDEEMNESEKEDNKNGDSPKAIAKNQTSNAKNGHTEGSKISEGKKTPQSDEENDTDTDNASERNDKIKGSDSSDESEKEKVSVEKKNNDPDSDSSSLPSLEDEQDGETEKTQDNKKKKTASKEKSGTGQKDDNKTVVRLKRYISLCGVRRNYKKLLDGCRSVRSQVAALRKELEDLGVRGQPSIEKCKKVRMKREEAQELAELDVSNIIATQGRSKRRATSAWQEQQDPSSSTYVRTLNSGSDSDPENDTQRRHRKATNWANLQGIISDDADSD; translated from the exons ATGATGGTGTCAGAAACTGAGACGGCAAGTATCCGCAGGTTTGTGTGTGGTCAACTCTGTGATGAGCCAGACCTCAG CGTGCTGACCTTAGGAATTTTAAAAAAGCGATATATGGCACTTGTGCGATGTGAATCATTAAGTCCTGAGGTCAAAACTTTAATGAAACAGGTTGTTCAGGAAGAACTGATGAAAATGCAG TTATTCCTGTCATCCTGTCTTTCTCCCTTTGAGGACgatgacaaaaatgaaagtcaGTTGGAGAACAAGAAGTtccaaaagaaaaggaagagagaaaaggaaactgATGAGATGATAAGCAGTGGAGAAGATGAATCCACAGCAAAGAAATCCCGTTGTCAGTCAAGCTCATCATCAG AATCAGGGGATAAAGAGGACCGCAAAAGGGAAGGTGAggagagtgaagaggaagagaaaatgaaatctgaTTCTGAGGATGAAAAGCAAGAGGTgaaaaaatcacagcaaaagaAGAATGGAAACCGTAAACAGCAGATTAGCAGTGAAGACTCTACAGATGAGGAAATGAATGAGTCAGAAAAAGAAGATAACAAGAATGGTGATAGTCCAAAAGCCATAGCGAAAAATCAGACAAGTAATGCAAAGAATGGACACACAGAAGGTAGCAAAAtaagtgaaggaaagaaaacaccACAGAGTGATGAAGAGAATGATACTGACACAGATAACGCATCAGAAAGGAATGACAAAATCAAGGGCAGTGACTCCTCAGATGAGAGTGAAAAAG AAAAAGtctcagtggaaaaaaaaaataatgaccCAGACTCTGATTCATCGTCACTCCCCTCTTTGGAGGATGAACAGgacggagagacagaaaaaacacaagataataaaaagaagaaaacagcaagCAAAGAAAAGAGCGGGACAGGTCAAAAG GACGACAACAAAACAGTTGTGAGACTCAAACGCTACATCTCTCTCTGTGGCGTGAGGCGGAATTACAAGAAGCTCCTCGATGGCTGTCGCTCTGTTCGCTCCCAGGTGGCTGCTCTGAGGAAGGAGCTTGAAGATCTTGGTGTCCGTG GCCAGCCATCTATtgagaaatgcaaaaaagtcagaatgaagagagaagaagCCCAGGAACTAGCTGAGCTTGATGTCAGCAACATCATTGCTACACAAG GCCGATCTAAGCGCAGAGCAACCTCAGCATGGCAGGAACAACAGGACCCTTCATCCTCTACGTATGTGCGCACTCTGAACTCTGGCTCAGATAGCGACCCGGAAAATGATACACAGAGAAGACACCGAAAAGCAACAAACTGGGCCAACCTGCAGGGGATCATCAGTGATGATGCAGACAGCGACTGA